TTCATCGGTGGTTCCGATGAGGAAGAGACCATCGCTCAGGTCATACAGGCCTATCGAGAGGCGGGGGGGCGGAATTCGGTCAAGAACCTCACAGGCCGTACGACTCTGAGCCAGCTTGCTGCCCTCTTGGCGGAGTGCCGGAGTCTGTTGACCAACGATACAGGCCCTATGCATATCGGCGTGGCGGTGGGAACCTCGGTGATCGATCTTTCAGTGGGTCATGTGGATTTCCAGGAAACGGGTCCCTACGGGACGGGCCACTGGGTTATTCAGCCCGAACTCGATTGTGCTCCCTGTGGGTTTGAGCAGGTGTGTGCCCATCATGCCTGCAAGGATCGGATTGCACCGGACCTCGTGGCGGATCTACTACTCCATGTCTTGAAGGGCGTACCGCCTCCATCACGAACGACGGGTGTGCGCTTGTATCGGTCAGATGTTGATGAGGATGGATTGGGTACGTTCCGATTGACCGCAGGAACGGAATCCATTGGGACGGCTTGGTATGCCGGCTTCTGGCGCCGGTATTGGTATGAGACCTACACCGGAGGCGGGAGTAGGGTCCCAGCTCCTGATGGGCCACCACCCGACGAGCAACAGGCAAGAGAATCCATTCAACGTTTGATTCCGCTTCTCACGGTTGCGTGCCGGAAAGCCGAGGAAATCGCACATCTGGCCGGTCGGAAAACCATCAACATTGCGCAGGTCACACAGCTCCAACATCAGCAAGGGAAAGAAAAGGATCGGCTGGTTCGTATTGGCATAGGCAGTTCGGCCACGGCGCCGGTGATCGCTGCCTTTCTGCGGCAACTCCAGAATGACAACGTCCAGGGACTAGACCGCCTAGCCCATCACCATGCAGGTGCCTATCGAACGCTGTTGACGAGGGTGGTGGATATTCAACGACGATGTTTCGGTTCAAATGCAACGGACTCCTGTCCCTTACCCGGGTCTCAGACCACCTATGCGCCAGACGGGCTCAACGCAGCAGGTTGCGTGAATCTCGCTGGGAAGAAGGAGACATCTCATGCAGATCAAATTGGATAATGATCAATGGGTGGCGCCGACCGACGCGTCATTGGAGGAGGTCTTTGCTGAGTTGAGTGAGCGTGCTCATGCGAAAGCACGTATTGTGACGACCATGATGCTCGATCGGCGCCGGCTGACCGACCGTGATCTGGAGCCAGGCTTACTAAAAGAATCTTCCGCCAAGTTCGGGAACCTTGTCGCGACGTCACGTACGCAAGAGGAGATCATCCACGATGCCCGTGGTGCAATCCGTCGCTACCGAGAACTCGTCGTTCAGGAAGGAAGCTCGCTGGCATGTCAGCTTCGACTGGGCAAACAGGAACTTCCCTCTCTAGACCGGTGGTTGGGGAAGGTGGCCGATCTTTTGGAATTGACCGGAAACCAGGCGTCGGATCCCGAAGCTGACTCGATGGTCGGCGACAAGGCCAAATGGATCGAGGAGCTGCTTGCCGCACGACAGCTCAGCGATACGGTTCGTATGGCCGATCTGCTCGAGTATGAAATTCTACCGAGGCTTTCCTCCGAAAACGACGGTATCCGTTAAATACCGTTGCAGAGCAGTGCCTCTGCTCTCTGGTGGTTGGTCTGGAGGCTCAAGTCCCCTCGGGATCGGCCGATAAGACAAGCACGCCACGAAGAGGCGTAAGGGAATACGGCTTCTGCACGGATGTCGGAAGCACAGCAACGGATGGTGTTCTAGTTTCAAGGAGGAAGAGCCATGGCTCTTATCGTTAACAACAATCCCGCGTCCATCGCAGCGCAGCGGAATCTCTCGATTAACACCCTGAGTCTGAACCGTTCGGTCGAACGGTTGTCATCCGGTCTGCGGGTGACCCGCGCTGCGGACGATGCCGCCGGTCTCGGTTTGTCCGAGTCGTTGCGCGCACAGATTCGTAGTATCAACCAGGCGACGCGAAATGCCTCGGACGGCATCAGTCTGACGCAGATCGCCGACGGTGCCGCCGCGACGATCGGCTCATTGCTGGCCCGGTTGCGTGAGTTGTCGTCACAGTCCGCCAGCGGAACAGTGGGGGTTACGGAACGGTCTTATATCGATCAAGAATTTGTTGCTTTGCGCTCAGAAATCGACCGGATTGCGCAAGTGACCGAATTTAACGGTCAGGCATTGACCAGTGGGAGCACGATCAGCTTCTCCGTCGCCATCGGGTTCCGTAGCGGTACGGGGAATACGCTGGACCTGGCGCTCAACGATATTACGACGACCTCGTTAGGGTTGAGCTCGGTGAACGTGTCAACCTCAGCCAATGCCACGAGCGCGCTGTCAAACATCGACAATGCCATCAGCGCGATTGCGAGTGCACGAGCCGAATATGGATCAATTCAGAATCGGTTCGAAGCGACGATCGCGAATCTGCAGGTCACGAGTGAGAATCTCACGGCTGCAGAATCGCGGATCCGAGATGCCGATATTGCGCTCGAAACATCTGTGTTCACGAAGAACCAGATTTTGGTGCAAGCGGGTATTGCGACGTTGGCACAAGCCAACACGCTCCCGCAACAGGCACTGGCTCTACTCAGAGGATAACGGCAGCGCACCGTCCACCGCCCCTCTCCTAAACCGGAGAGGGGCCCGGTGAACGGAGTGATCTAAAGGGGGACGTTATGATCACCAATGTAACATCGAAGGTGGATCTCCCGGCCGCTGCCAATAGCAGAAGTCAAGCTGCTGTTCAGCTCAAGACGAAGCCTGTGGCTGAGCACGCGCAAGGTGCTGACTTCTCGTTCGCCTCTTCCACGGATCGGATAGCGCTTGAGCAAGCCGTGAGTAAAGTGAAGGAAGTGTTTCACCAATCGGGTTCGCAGTTGCAGATCGAAGTCGACCCCGATCTTGAGCGGGTCATCGTGAAAATTCTCAACGGGGATTCCGGAGAGGTGATTCGACAGATTCCCCCCAAAGAAGTGATTGATCTGGCCAAGAATCTCGCGGGAGTGAAAGGGGCGTTGTTCGGAGAGCATGTGTGATCTGACACACAAGGATGTGAAATGCCGACGATAAGTTTCGGAGGCCTAGGAAACGGGCTGGATTTTGGTCAGGTTGTCGATCAACTGGTGAAGGTTGCCCAACTGCCGGTTGATCGACTGACCAAGAAAAAAGCCGATCTTAATACGAAGCTGACGGATTTGACCACCGTGAGCACCAAAGTGGCGGCGTTCCAAAGCGCCGCCGAGGCGCTCCGGCTTTCGACATCGTTCGACAAGACGACGGCCTCGGTAACGGATTCGACGGTCCTCTCCGTCTCCGCCTCCTCTTCAGGAACAGCGGGAACCTACAGCATCCGGGTCGTTCAACTCGCACAATCACATCAGATCGTGAGTAAGGCGGCCAAGGCGGTGTCATCAGAGACCGCCGACATCGTCAGTGGTGGATCTGCCACATTTACGTTCAAGGTAGGGTCCGGAGAGGACCACACCGTGAATCTAGGATCAACGGCCACCCTGGCAGACTTGCGGGATCAGATTAACGATCTTGGAGCTGGTGTGACCGCCTCGTTGATCAATACGGGGACGGAAGCGGTGCCGTCGTACCGCTTGGCCCTTTCGTCCAATAACACGGGAAGCGACCATGCGATTACCATCGTTGCCGACGGCACGGATCTGGATCTCTTGAATGGGAGCGGAACCGGCGGAATTGATACGTTGTCTGCCGCTCAGAATGCCGAGATTCAAATTGGAGATCAGTCGCTGAATCCGTTGACGATTGAGCGTAGTTCGAACACGATCACTGATGCCATCCCAGGACTCTCTCTGACGCTCACCAAGACGACGGGAGCGGAGACGGTCCAGGTCAGTCTGTCTCAGGACGTCAATGCCGTGAAGACGAACGTGACAGCCTTAGCAACGGCGTACAACGAAGTGGTCAAATTCATCAATGAACGGACCACCTACGACGTGACAACGAAGCAAGGAGGGGTATTTTTCAACGAGGCGTCCGCCCGGACGGTATTGTCTCAGCTCAGAACAGCGCTGTCATCCTCGGTCAGCGGGGCCACCACCTACAGCAGTGTCGGGCAAATCGGATTCAAGACTGAGCGAGATGGAACGCTGACGGTCGACGATGGGCAGCTGACCACCGCCCTGAGCACCAACTATAGTGCGGTGAAGGCACTCTTCGCCAACCAGGGAACGGCGACCGGGCTTGCCCAATCTCTGGTATCGGCTGTAGACGCGTTGAATGATGTCGTCGGCGGGGCGCTCACACTTCGTAAAAACGGCGTCACCAGCGAGATTACCCGAGTTGGAAACGACATCACCCGGCAAGAGGACGCCTTGAGCCGCTACGAAGAACGACTCAGGCGCCAGTTCGCTGCACTGGACGGACTCCTGCGACAGCTCCAGGGGCAAAGTAGCTTTCTGCAGTCTCAGTCTTCATCGAATCAATCTTAACACTAGGATCATCAGCTATGGTCACCCAGTATGCGCGTCAGTATGAACAGACCCAAGTCGTGACATCCTCCGGGGTCCAGTTGGTCGTGTTGCTCTATGACGGTGCCATTCAGTCGATTGAGATTGCGAGACGGGAGATCCAGGTGAACAATGTTCGGGAGAAGGCACGACACCTTGGGCGAGCCATCGCCATCATTGGAGAGCTCAACAGTGTGCTGGATCAGGAACAAGGCGGAGACATCGCACGGTTATTGCGGAGATTGTACGACTACATGCTGGCGGAACTTGTCGAAGCCAATGCTCGAAACAATGAGCGCAAGCTGGAAGGGCCTCTCCGCTGCCTGATCACGTTGCGTGAAGCATGGCGTGAAATCGCTGCTCAGCAGCAGCCTCGCATGGCGGGAGTCCGATGACTGCTCTGAGCCCTGACCATGCGTTCGAGATCGAGCGACTCACCACAATTGCCGTTGATGCCGCTCAATCAGGGCAATGGGATGTCGTCATCCAATGCTATCGA
The nucleotide sequence above comes from Nitrospira sp.. Encoded proteins:
- the fliS gene encoding flagellar export chaperone FliS gives rise to the protein MVTQYARQYEQTQVVTSSGVQLVVLLYDGAIQSIEIARREIQVNNVREKARHLGRAIAIIGELNSVLDQEQGGDIARLLRRLYDYMLAELVEANARNNERKLEGPLRCLITLREAWREIAAQQQPRMAGVR
- a CDS encoding flagellar protein FlaG; amino-acid sequence: MITNVTSKVDLPAAANSRSQAAVQLKTKPVAEHAQGADFSFASSTDRIALEQAVSKVKEVFHQSGSQLQIEVDPDLERVIVKILNGDSGEVIRQIPPKEVIDLAKNLAGVKGALFGEHV
- the fliD gene encoding flagellar filament capping protein FliD, which encodes MPTISFGGLGNGLDFGQVVDQLVKVAQLPVDRLTKKKADLNTKLTDLTTVSTKVAAFQSAAEALRLSTSFDKTTASVTDSTVLSVSASSSGTAGTYSIRVVQLAQSHQIVSKAAKAVSSETADIVSGGSATFTFKVGSGEDHTVNLGSTATLADLRDQINDLGAGVTASLINTGTEAVPSYRLALSSNNTGSDHAITIVADGTDLDLLNGSGTGGIDTLSAAQNAEIQIGDQSLNPLTIERSSNTITDAIPGLSLTLTKTTGAETVQVSLSQDVNAVKTNVTALATAYNEVVKFINERTTYDVTTKQGGVFFNEASARTVLSQLRTALSSSVSGATTYSSVGQIGFKTERDGTLTVDDGQLTTALSTNYSAVKALFANQGTATGLAQSLVSAVDALNDVVGGALTLRKNGVTSEITRVGNDITRQEDALSRYEERLRRQFAALDGLLRQLQGQSSFLQSQSSSNQS
- a CDS encoding glycosyltransferase family 9 protein, giving the protein MKQVLILNITRMGDLVQMGALLNRLQEEWPGASVDLVVDRRFASVAALMTGLRDVIPFDFHVLIDESRAAVKDVVSLYQEVNAWVRPLAERRYDRIINLTFNRPSALLAGAIGAADMRGARSAWDGGMVVDNPWMAYFCDFHQFRRFNRFNLVDVYALGGSGPGSFSPLHIMIPEQDRAWARQTLAGSPQWVAVQAGASDVMKAWRPHLFGLSLAQLSQQWHGGLAFIGGSDEEETIAQVIQAYREAGGRNSVKNLTGRTTLSQLAALLAECRSLLTNDTGPMHIGVAVGTSVIDLSVGHVDFQETGPYGTGHWVIQPELDCAPCGFEQVCAHHACKDRIAPDLVADLLLHVLKGVPPPSRTTGVRLYRSDVDEDGLGTFRLTAGTESIGTAWYAGFWRRYWYETYTGGGSRVPAPDGPPPDEQQARESIQRLIPLLTVACRKAEEIAHLAGRKTINIAQVTQLQHQQGKEKDRLVRIGIGSSATAPVIAAFLRQLQNDNVQGLDRLAHHHAGAYRTLLTRVVDIQRRCFGSNATDSCPLPGSQTTYAPDGLNAAGCVNLAGKKETSHADQIG
- a CDS encoding flagellin FliC — encoded protein: MALIVNNNPASIAAQRNLSINTLSLNRSVERLSSGLRVTRAADDAAGLGLSESLRAQIRSINQATRNASDGISLTQIADGAAATIGSLLARLRELSSQSASGTVGVTERSYIDQEFVALRSEIDRIAQVTEFNGQALTSGSTISFSVAIGFRSGTGNTLDLALNDITTTSLGLSSVNVSTSANATSALSNIDNAISAIASARAEYGSIQNRFEATIANLQVTSENLTAAESRIRDADIALETSVFTKNQILVQAGIATLAQANTLPQQALALLRG